One Dermacentor albipictus isolate Rhodes 1998 colony chromosome 10, USDA_Dalb.pri_finalv2, whole genome shotgun sequence genomic window, TACCCAGACCCGCAGCGCCAGTGACCCATTCCGGCGTCAAAGCGTTCCGTTAAGAGCGGTACGTAGCTGTACACAGTGCCATGTGAAcattgacccaagttggtccgacggttagttttgaaccctgttccctcagcacagcgtCCTGACGCGATACCCATTCAACCATGGACTACAAAGACCAAGGTTTACGAGAAAATGCTTAGaaatagagatagatagatagatagatagatagatagatagatagatagatagatagatagatagatagatagatagatagatagatagatagatagatagatagacgggcGGATGGAAGAATTGATGGATGGAACACCCTAGTGTTCACACAACCTCAGCATCACGCACAAGACACTTCATCTACTACACTGCGGCTGCGGGCCCGATACAAGCCACCAATCTATTTTTAATTTGTACAAAATGCGCAGGTCAGCCATAGAAATCACTCGTCTGTCACGGTCTGCGGCAACATGAAGAACGTTGAGGTGCACCAGAACAGCGTGAACTTCACGCTCCACCTGAATCCTACTTGGGCGATGGAGATGAGGGGCACTGCTGTGTCACTCTACGTCACAGCTGGCTCTCTCCCCAGTAAGCCGCCTCCTCTTTATGATGCCACTGATCCctattgcttcttttctttttggaaaagcTTGAACCAGGTAAACCTTTTTCCTCttgccattaaagggcccctgaaacggttcggacaaattttgtaggtgcgtagggtacagcttaagtagaacattcgcaccacaatttaagtgaagcgttacgtattaatggagctgcaagcgattagaagttaccctcctccctagctagcttttcctcctcaactcgctcgccgagcgagcggcgctaagctccgccttcactggttcagcgtcacgatgcaacgtcacatcgttcacttccggttgtttgggagcacgccccctcccgcgcgagacctctccgctagccgcttggccgtcgaccgagagctatcgaagcagcgtgcgttgcgagcattctgtcatagcgccgaacgtgtccggtactccgctaaaaacaggcaagctggtcatttcggcaaatgactggaggcataaactcaagctgatgaaggaactttagcgtagatgtacgtgagcagcctgatcggtctgcacggtccagacacttgctggcgcagcgcttaaccagtcaaacaaagcgctaatattgctctaaccaagtgtaaagcattttaaacatttataaatcaacgtgttggtcattacactcctgcgaaaaatacacaccatcaacaaagaatacacttcgttgctgctactgtgtatggttgagctctgtgccaccaggtggctgcaccgtgcagaccgttcacatttgcccttctgctcatctcttGGCTCATCcaggcacagtcaagcggccagaccctgtccccttgcgcttgcgtttgccctaatactggactcgcggtttgcaggtcgctaggtttgcagtccacaaggcaacaaagtcgaatcatagttcTCGCGAAAaaactgagaccgactctgaccgcggagctctcgtcaaaatggagtaggttgtaacacaagcagacgacacttgctgtgtgccggaagtgctgaagtgtactaaaaaactattcttgtgtattctctttaagtttttacaaaaacaaagtaactaacatttcaactattacgagcatcatttgttcacgataaagttggaaaaattatcgaccacgcgccctggtcagccaatcagatagctcgcccatgtgacgtaatatgggttatttgcatcatatgggtaggggcggcttaaaattccgccgagcagtgcgctgcgatcggcagcgatgtgtatttttaaaaccttataataaattacacgctttacgcagagcacttagatgcatcaattaacgatcagaagaacctactctaacgactcagtacgtttgtagaaaatcgccaaaatcgtttcagggtccctttaagaaatgCTTAAGAGAAAATGGCACTGTAACTGAGTTTTTAGCATGCATTTCATACTTACCGTATAAAAGCATAGCTTTTACTCGTACTTTAACTATTCTTAGTTGTCTGCCCTTTTGATATCTTTGCTTTACTTTTTCGTAAATTTGCCCATCCGAAGTTCTGCAGCGTACGCTTTGTGATTTCTTGAAGAATGACGCAGTTTGATTGCCTTGCTGTCGTTTATTTTTAAATCAATGCAATTACGAAATATTACGATTGTTTAAAGACCTATGTTtcatgcttctttttctttttgtaagctTGATTCCAACGTGGACTGATACTTGTATTTAAAACTCCTACTATTGTTGGTAATTGAGCAGTTTGTCTAGACATTAATCTGTGTGTTCCCTGCTtcgcaaagcaaaaaataatataaagaaTGAATTAAAGACAGCACAATACAAAGAGGGCAGAATGGAGCATGAAAAAACCTAACAATGTTCAACTATACTCGCTTGATAAGTGACGTCATACACCACGCGCTGGCCTTGGTATCACTTGCTATTCAAAATTGCGGTCTGACGATGTTTAACAAGGTGTTATTCTTATTAGTGTACTTAGCGAAAGTTGTATCCCTTACAGCGCTCTCTAAATGCACCAATAAAAACTATATCTCCTTATTTAACTTTATCAGACTGGTATTTTATTCCTTCCTGAGTTCAGTGAGGATTAAACGGACACTAGCAACAAATACTAATTTAGTTCAGATTGATGAACCAGTATTTGAAAACTCAACTCTTTAAAATTTTGTGGTTAACGTTGATTGTTAGAAGCGTGAAGGAAGGTCAAAGCtgcatttttgaaaaaaaattacaccgaGTGCTGGAaggtcagtgtgacgtcacggattttgaaACATTTTCTCCTACTTGTGCCGTTGCTCCTCAGTAAAATTTCTTAAACCTTGCAAAGTTAGATCTTGGGCTTTTTTAGAATGCAGCATAGTTCATATttgtttataaaaaaaaagttggcgtAGGAGCTTCAAGGTGGCGCCGCCATCTGTCTTTTATATTGCATTTTTTAAAACCGAGGAACATCGCAAAGGCTCTCTTTCTGATGTTCGCACATATGTTCACATGATTAATAATAATTCATAATAATAAGCCTCTTCTCACAGTAAGAGCAGTTAATTCTTTTAAGACAAGATCTTCTTTGCCTAGCTCACAGGAGTTTGGCGTATCTTGGATCTGGGTATCCTGTAACCACTTTCAGAAAAGGAAAAGCGGCGTTATCCCGCCTCCAGAGCGTCGTAGCAGACGCAAAATATATCAAAATGTAGCTCTCATCGGCACAAAAAGCTCAGAATTAGTCGCAGAGTAGGTAAAATTACATAGCCGAAATTCGACACATTGCACCACAGACTGcgccatctccgggatcggcacacCTGGCATCTTGGTCTAGAACAGGAAAAGGTCTGTTAGGTGGCTACGCTAAAGAAGTGAAGGTCGGCGTAATTGCGCCGAAACACGATACAAATAAGATGATGAAATGTCCGCTTAGATTATAgcctttctctgtctctctttcgaCATATCACGTGTTTATTCGTGGCCGTGTACGTTTCACAGGCTCCATGGGAAAATGCGCAAATGGCTCGTTCTTCTGCGCCACGTCCGGGATTTGCATCTGGGAAGGCTTCATATGCGACAATGTTGCCAACTGTCTGGACTACGACGACGAGCACTGGTTCTACGGAAGCACATGCGGTATAAGCGGAGAGAGCAACTCACTCTAGTGGCATATTCGAGTGGTCGTTCTTGAGCGCTCCAGCAACGCTCCGGAGTTTGTGTGAGACGTCAACTGAAGCTTCAATGCAAGCATACTAAGTAGATTCCTACTGCGATAATGTAGCCTGAATGCTAATACTTATACTTATGTAGCTTTTATCGTTTGTTTAAATGTTACTGTTTGTTTACTTTCTGTAACTTTTTCCTTTTTAATACTATGTATACTGTCGTTTGGTGCGCCTATCCGAACGCCCGAATAAGCTGACATTTACCTATTGGATCTCATCTAGCCTATTACTAGGGATCTAGACACACTAAAAGTAAGTTTGTCATtgataataaaataaataaataaataaataaataaataaataaataaataagtaaataaagatgatgacgatgaataACGCTATTGGACCGGCTTAATATCAAAACTGAACTTTAAACCTACTTTGCACCCTTAATAACAGTCCCAGAGCGATACGAAACTGCCACTAGAATATGTCGTAAGAGCTGTTAGCACCCTTTGGGGTTCATATTGTCCCGACAAAAATGTCCTTCATGTATCTTTCCCGCCTTTCTCTTCTTTAACGATGCCTGCCCTGCAGCAATCTCAGTTCACGGACGGTATGCCTATATGTTCGTGACATTGCGTTTTTTGGTAGAAAGCGAGCGTCGAGTGTTAAAGGAAAGAAACGCGCGCAAGCAGATAATTATAGTCGGGGAATATATTTCAGAATGTTGTTAAACTAGAGATATACGTATAATGGCAAATAATAAAGGTGTCGATTATACAGCGAACGACGCATGCTGGGTCTCATGATTTGTGTTTACGTCTTAAGACAGGGGTTCATTTTGTCTACGTCTCTCTGATGTTTTTGAGTGACCATAGCTTTTTTATATCTTCATGATCGATAGTTTTGTACCTTCGCGTGGTTCTTGAGCGATTTTTGAATCTAACATTATTTCTCAGTCAACTTGGTAAAGTGCTTGTCTTCCCTTTACATTGGATAGCATGTGCTCCTTTGTAAAGATGTCTATTAATATTGCTCACCCCCAAGACAATTGACCTaactgaaatgaatgaatgaattaatgaaataaTGAATTAATGAAAGCCCCCTATTTTATCATAACTTCGCAGTAATGCCAATGCTGGCGCTCGAGCTCATCATCTTCGGTCTGGTGCTGCTTTTCTTGACCATGCTGGCGTTTTGCGCGCTTCTTCGGGACATCATTAAGGACTACAAGCTGGTAAATTTCCTCCGTTCTATTCGTTTCCTCTTATTTCCGCTGTTGCCTAGTTTCATAACGAGCTTTACGTTACTGGTGACTAGTATCGCTAGCCACCAGCTCCACGCATGCCGCGATCTACGTATGCCGCAGAGCATTTCCCATCGCGTTTCATGCTGCTCGTGTAATGCTACTGATTCGAAGATGTTTTCTTTCCGAAAATTGTGCAAGAGCCATCGGCGTTGATTTTCAATGTAATAAATGCAAATAGCccgaacgaacggacgaacgagcGAATGATTGAGCGAACGTTTTCTTTGCCGAGTGCTTCACTTACCGCATCTAAACGTCAAGGCGCATCGAAACTCGTGCGCAATAGCATGTGCGCATGAAAAAAAGCCATAAAGTTGGCGTTCCGCGTAGAACGTGCCCAGCAACTTGGTTGCGCAAGAGGATGCACCCTTTCCACCGGCGCCTTATCGCAAGTCCGACCATCGACCGTAGACCACAAACCACCGACCGTAGTCCACAAACCACCGACCGTAAACCACAAACCATCGACCGTAGACCCCGAACCACCGACCGTAGACCACAAACCACCGACCGTAGACCACAAACCACCGACAGTAGACCCCAAACCACCTACCGTAGACCACAAACCACCTACCGTAGACCACAAACCACCGACCGTAGTCCACAAACCACCGACCGTAAACCACAAACCATCGACCGTAGACCCCGAACCACCGACCGTAGACCACAAACCACCGACCGTAGACCACAAACCACCGACAGTAGACCCCAAACCACCTACCGTAGACCACAAACCACCTACCGTAGACCACAAACCACCGACTGTAGTCCACAAACCACCGACCAACGACCACCGGCCACCGCAAATCACGAGAACGAGCGAAAGatgcaaagaaagctattcgctttagaACGATTCGGCAATAGCCCATGATGCTGCCAGCTAGGTGGCTGCGAGGGGTCTAAATGAATTTGAGAGTGCGGCATGCAACAGCAATTCGATGGTCGCAGCACTCGCTGAAGCCGCCTGTAAGCTTGCCTTTGACAACCACAAAGCGTACGGCAACGTCAACGATACGAGCTGCGAACGTCAGTACCTCAAAGGCAGGAGAAGAAGAAAGGTGATGGTATGGTGCGGCGTAAGGGTTGTCGTCGTTTTGCTGTAGTTTACGGAAGAAATCAATTTTATAGGAAAAACaattcaaagcaaaaaaaaaatacctctTACGTCGCTTTGATGCACGTGAGTGACTTTAAGGCCATAGCGCTGTAGCCACCGGTCATTAAGTGACTGAATACTTAAGTTATTACTAAGtagtgaaaaaaatgaaatcaatgCGCTTTTTTTGCGTAATACGAGCGAGTGTAATCGTAACTATGAGTTGTCACTGCGAATCTAATTGTGGAAATTCAGAATAAATAAAACTGAACCGCTGTGTCTCTACTCTTCGAAGTTTTTTTTAAACGTTTGGTTTAGTATAGGGACTCCAGACTACACATGCATATTAAACTTAAGGCCGAATACATGACGCGTAGCTGAAACGTTTGACACTAGATGAGGCGTTCCGTGTATTGTGTCTGAGTAAGCAGAGTTTAAGAAAGGCGGGTAAGTTATCAATGCGAATGTTCCAAGATAGATTATTAGTAATTGTAACTCTCATatatttgtattttgtaacatTTTGCAACGGCGACGATCCTAGTTTATAAGTGTTATTTACAGTTAGCGATCCTAGTTACAGTAGACAGAGCACCCCTATTGCGGATATTATTACATTATATTATTAGGTTAATATTATTACTCCTCAACAACATTTGGCGAAGCTGTGCAGACCCTTTTATCCGCCCTGTGGCAGCAGCGTCTTCATCAACCCGGAAAATTTCAGGTCGTGCATACTTTAGTCAAACTTAAGTTAGCCAAAGAAAGAAGAGCATTTTGTCCGATGAGATGCTGTATGCACAGGTCCTTGATGTGTTCAAATACAAGGAACGTATCCTATGCGTCGAACTGTACGCAGCTTTCCTGTGGTGCCTAATGCTCAGCGAAATTCACTTGTCAATCATTACAACTGTCCAGCAGAACAAGTGCCATCTCGAGTATTACATACTTTCGTAGACTGCTGTAACTTGCGTTGTTCCGGAAGGCTTAACCAGAAGTCTCTCGGGAGCTGTTTGTAAGCGTAAAAAGCAATCATTTCGTGCAGGCCTCTGTGCACATGGAACGGGACCCCATGTCCAAGCGCGACCTCATGCAAGCCAAGCGACTCGAGGCGGCCCAATTCGACCTGTTGGGGTCAGACGAAGTGGACCGCGCGTCCTCTGCGACGGCAGCACTGAGACCCAGAGGTCAATCAAGCGCTGCCTCTTCGATGGGGTCGCCCAGTCCCGCTCGTGGCAACGTCAGCTTTGCCGGAGGCGGCGATAAGTGCCCGGGTGAAGACACCGAGCCCGACAGGCGCTCGCTGTCCAAGTGCAAGCGTAGATTCTCCGTTGTCACCAGGTTGTCGCATGCGTCTCTCGCCGATGATTAACGGAATTGGATAGAAAACTGCGTAGTAGGTGTAGGGACGACCTCGGCGTGTGAAGAGAACTCGTCGGCGGGATGTGGAACATGCTACGGTTTTGTTTGGTGATAGAGAAAGAATACAGTTCGCACGTGCGAAGTTCTAAGCAGTGACAGGCTCGGGCAACACTATGGAGGTTCGCCCCCCTGTGAGTTTTGTTTTTCGAAACAGCTCAAGCAAGCGACACTAAGTTTGTGCTTATCCTTCGCGATGTTTTATCGTGTCACCATACTAACTAGCCCGGATGTCCATACTCGTCGTAGGTTTTGATAAAGCAAGTGCTGGGGCGAGTGTGCATGAGTAGGGTCCTTGTACCTGTATGTCCTTGACATACCAGGACACAGTCTACAAACACTCACGCTgaatgaaaaagagagagaaaaatcgATGCTTGGCGTCCTTCACACTTGTGCGAAAACGTGAATGCGGTACTTGTGCGTCCTTTACAGAAGGATGTCCTTGTGTGAAGGACGCACTAGGACCGCATTCACACTTTGACAGCGTTCACACAAGTGTGAAGGTCACACAAGCGGTGGGCCCTTTATTCTGTCCTTAAGTCTTCCTGGGTCTTTGTGCGCTGGCTGGATATGTTGTGAACATCTCCTTCATACATTGCGTTCATTTTTTGGCCTCCACAAAGCATAGTTCACTTCCTGTTTATGTTATAGCTATAAGGTTTGTGCGAACTAATATTTCAATTTCAAGTATAAATGAAATAGGGCTTGGTTTTCGTTTCCATAATTCTGCATTCGATATTCCGAAATATTGGCGTCTGTGGACTTAACGGATAACAAAACACTTACTCGAGTGCATAGGCAGAAAGAACTACACAAGTGGCGACGGCTGCAGGAAAGTTGTACTTGTTGAGCTGCAGAGGCAGCACTTCCTGAGCAAACGCACGACgcagcaaactttttttttctttcaacgaTGTCCATTCATTCAAGAAGAATGTCTCGCCCTTAGGCAGCCTACAAATTTGTTTTCTAAGTTCAGGCATagttattttagagcgcagcacttAGGCGCCCGTTTTGCATTGAGCGTTGACGTCCCTCGGTGTGACCGAACGAAGGCGAGGAGGAAAGTGTAGGAGGGTGcagcgaaagcgtgagaagaaaagcgcagtgccgcgccaGACATGTAGCGCTCCGTCGTCtcttcaccgatggcatgcggcagGCGCGTActccgataccatatatggaaacaaagcgctgcataaaGCGGAAGTCCGTCTGCGGCGACTgatgtgaatcgcgcccacgcctcacccacgcgctgcctctcgcggtcTCTCGATTGGCGAGGCAGTGGCGCCGCACTTCCCTCCGTTtgtaacgtgccgcacgagacagattgtccgcgccaaccaatatatcgcggaacgaaaacacgtatagagctgggTTCAACTTTCGCAttaggagtatcgtaatcgtcgatgaATTTTTGTTGTCTTTTCCCAATTAACATGTTTGTATCTTTTGTGTTtgcgtttgcagggacaacaaggccacaattagtacattaccggggtagttggagaagtatgggagaggcctttgccctgcaatgggcgtaactaggctgatgatgatgatgatgatgatgatgatgatcctttgTAACCAGAGTTCGGTGCTGTAGTTATCACAAATAGCTCATTCAGCCAATACAACACAATACGTGCTGTTGCTTTGTTTTATCACTGTTATTTCCGTGCTGCGCCAGATAAGGCTACTTTAAGTTAATAATTTACAAGCTTCTCTGCTGTGCGAACGTACGGTTGTCGTAATATATTTTAAACAAACGGACCACAAGTAACTTTTGTATCCTACTTCAttgggaagtaaaaaaaaaatacgcggtATTGAATTCGCTGTCGAAGTGTATTTTTTTTCTAGATATTCGTCTTTGGAGTCAGAAAACAGATACTTCggtcaacccgccgtggttgctcagtggctatggtgttgggctgcttagcacaaggtcgcgggatcgaatcccggccacggcggccgcatttcgatgggggcgaaatgcgaaaacacccgtgtgcttagatttaggtgcacgttaaagaaccccaggtggtcgaaatttccggagtcctccactacggcgtgcctcataatcagaaagtggttttggcacgtaaaaccccaaataaaaaaaagatacttCGGTATGGGTATACACACACATAGAGCAGAATTCATGGCACATACATCGCTCTTACCGACATCGTTTCGTCGCATGCGTGGTTGGTTGATGGAGTTTAATGACTCAAAACAACCCTGCAATATCAAAGAAGGCCATCGTTGAgggctacggattaattttgaccacgtgtgCGCGTTTACCGTGCGCTCAAACCGTACCAAACgcgcatttaattttttttttgtaatccgcCTCTGCTGGAACGCGGCCGCTGTTGGCAGGAATCGAACCatcgacctcgttctcagcagccgaACGCCAAGGTCACTTAGCTATTGCGATGGGTGGTGCGCTGGCCCGACTGATATTTAACGCTCGCAAGGCTCACACAGCTGAGCGAGATGGTGAACAATCATCTTAGAATGTGGGAATCGGTGCACTAATTTGTCTaatttggaaagaagaatgataggtgtaacgttaagggataagaaaagagcagattgggtgagggaacacacgcgagttaatgacatcttagttgaaaccaagaaaaagaaatgggcattggcaggacatgtaatgaggagggaagataaccgatggtcattaagggttacggactggatcccaagggaagggaagcgtagcagggggcggcagaaagttaggtgggcggatgagattaagaagtttgcaggcacggcatggccacaattagtacatgaccggggttgttggagaagtatgggagaggcctttgccctgcagtgggcgtaaccaggctgatgatgatgatgatgaatttgtcTAAGAGGCGTTGACGGTACACGACAGAAAAGGAGAAGGAACTGGCACGACAAGCACAGCGGCGTGCCTTGTCCGTTTGTCCTCCCTTTGCGTAGTCTGAGCTGCTTGCCACGCTCCAAGATTTTTGTTGGCAAGGCTTCCGGTCTTTACTGGTGGTGTGGTTTTACCCCAGTGCCGGTGACGACAAATATCGACTGAGCGGTGGCGAGGAAGGCATTTAGAGGGTGCGTGAGGGGGGGTGGGGAATAAAGATAAGGTTCCTATAGATAAAACTTATCTCTTTATATATCTAGtgtaa contains:
- the LOC139050689 gene encoding uncharacterized protein is translated as MRVVVFVSLPFFALCNEHAFLKRRSLMSPENEYIRKEITDLCGKTMKLAATEMKSAVLLECNRLDESLRDCKWTVTTAVANQSVVVSYTSHSLRTSLFSEICIDYVKVSHRNHSSVTVCGNMKNVEVHQNSVNFTLHLNPTWAMEMRGTAVSLYVTAGSLPSSMGKCANGSFFCATSGICIWEGFICDNVANCLDYDDEHWFYGSTCVMPMLALELIIFGLVLLFLTMLAFCALLRDIIKDYKLASVHMERDPMSKRDLMQAKRLEAAQFDLLGSDEVDRASSATAALRPRGQSSAASSMGSPSPARGNVSFAGGGDKCPGEDTEPDRRSLSKCKRRFSVVTRLSHASLADD